The nucleotide sequence ATCTCTTTGTGTGTGGACTTGGACTCAATTGCACAGACACAATAGTGAATATTTGAGTATGTATGCTTAACATCTGAATATGTACGTTTAACATCAGTTGAGCATACGTATTGCtggagagaataaatttttaatcTGGGGTCGTCAGTTACCTTTATACCACATCTTTCTCTaccttgaaatatatatttcttctatacTCAATCCAAGGAAACTTGGTGAAAGCAGTTGTTGGttgagaagggaggaaaagaagaagaaaatggtggCAGAGAGTTCTGGGTGGTCATTTCTCTGGAGATTAGATGTGATGTATATGGGTGacagattttgcattttataaactCTCATATAATTATTTCCAGACCTGCCTTCTTTTCCAATAATTGTGAAGGGAATAACGTGCCTTTCTTATGTCTTCTTATTAATCTGTTATTTCAGAACCCCACCTTTCTAGAAATAGCTTCTGAAATTAGCAAGACTGGCCTCCAGCTCATGGAGGATACCATACAGAGGACAGGAGAATCAGCACCtgttggggtggggtgtggggggaaagGATGCTTGGACTAGCAAACAGTGTTTACCCAGGTGGTGGGCAGCTCGGTCTCCTACATTTGGGAGGGACTGGTTGTCaagagagatggggaaattatcTCTCCAATTTGAGGGGAcgaggaagtgtgtgtgtgtgtgtgtgtgtgtgtgtgtgtgtgtgtgtgtgtgtgtgtgtgtgtgtgtgtgtgtgtgtgtgaggtccCCTAATAATATACCCTAGCGCGGGTATTAAATCCTTCTGCCGTGAAAACATCTTTTGGGGAATTTGACTCCTGAGGGGCCCTGAGCGGATGGCGCTGTGGCATTGTGAGAAAGGTCCCTGGCTACAGGAGCGCGGGGTGCAGGGGTGTTGGTCAGTctgcaggggagcctggctgtggaGCTCCGGCTGTGCGCGCGGCGTTGGCGGTGAGGGGGACGGGCTGCCGGGCGTGGGGCTGGCTGTGCGGGCCGGGCGCCTCTCACCTTTGCGGGCCTTGTCTGCCGGGATGTTCTGGGCCCGCAGCCGCTGGTCCAGGATGTAAAGCATCTCCCCGCCCAAGTTCAAGAAGAGCAGCGGTAGTGTCCGCAGCGACATGGTGCCAGATGCGGGAGGAGGAGGCGAAGGGCCACGGGACTGGGTAGCCGGAGGCCGGCCTCCGCGTCCGGTCGCCTGGTTGTCAGGGCAACGCGGCGGATGGCAGAACAAACCAATCAGCGGGCCGTTTGTTGGGAGGCGCCCGGGGCGGACGCTGATTGGGCCGGTGGCAGCGGCCTCCGCGGTAGGCTGGGTCTCTGGCTCTAGCGGCGGTTTTCCCGCCGGTGAGGGAGGCagggacagggcctggcacagcaGGTTCGCCCGACATCCTCCACTCCCCCCGGCCCGAGAACGAGGAAGGCCCGAGCAGAACTTCCGAGCGGGCTCGGGGCGGCCGGACCTGAGGTGGAATCCCGGCTCCGCCCTTTCCTAGCTGTGCGACTCTGGGCACGGAACGTGGAGGGGTGACCCACGTCTCACGGATGCAGAGGGGAATCCATGAGAGATATGCAAAATGCCACGAAGGCGCTCAATAAAATGATAATGGACTTTTCTTTTGAATGGGGGAAGGGCCGGAAGTCCTTGAGTTTGCGTTTCCTTCCTAAAAGTTACTTGGAGTGAATCAAACCAGGCCTGTTCTTGTCTGTCCTGCTCACGCAGGACGCGTGCTGGGGCTTCTCCGAAGCTCTTTCACGTTGTTGAGCAGGCCTCCCACCTGCTTCTCTACTTTGAGGGCATCCTGTAGTTTACCCCCATCTTGAGCTCCAGCATCGCCTTCCTATATTCTGCTGTACATTTTTACTTTGATGAGCAACCATTTCTGTAAATTTCAATACTTCTAAAACCTACAAAACATCTTTCCCTCCGGCCATTCAGGCTTGAAATCTGGGCCTTGGCTTCCAACTGTGTTTCCCTGGGTCCTATTAGCAGTTATCAGTCACTACTTCTGCTTTTTCCTCCAAAATCGTTCTCAcatttatctcttcatttatttttctgcctgCATTAGTATGTTCCTCCATGTTACTGCTCTTTTCTCTCCACCACAGGCACTGGCTGCTAGGCTAAATTTCAGCAGTTGCCATTGTCAACATGAAGCATCCTTTCAGTGGCTGCCAACTGTTTGCCAGATCACAGTTTAAATGCTTCAACATGGCATTCAAGACTCTCCACTCAGACTTCAACTacctttctatttattattatttttttatatgtaggctccatgtccagtgtggagcccaacatggagcctgaactcacacccctgagactaagacctgagctgagatggagagttgaacgcttaatggactgagccacccaggtgctcctccaaCTACCTTTTTAGAGACGTCTTCTGCACTCCCTCATTGCTCCCTAATCCAGCTGAACTCATCTACTTCATCAGCTTTGCCCCCTCAATGGAACATCACCTCTTCCTCCTAACCACACCTACCACTGCAGTTTTGTCCTGACATTTGCCAAGCTCAAGTCGTTCCCACAACTTCTCCGGTCCCCTTTCGTTCCCAGCCAAGTTTTTGAGTAGTCTACATTCACAACCTGAATTTCCTTAACATCTTCACTCCCTACCTCACTGCAGCTAGGATTCAGCTCTCTCCATCCTACTGAAACTGCTTTACCATGAAGACTTTTTCCCCCTTAGCCAACATCTCAGCATTGGATACTATACAGTAGTTGAAAGCTGGCAGTACAAGGCTTTGATTTTTGTCTGGTCTCTGCAGTTTTAAAGGGGACAATAATAGGATAGGGCTATATCAAGCAGCTTAGCATCACTATCATACCTGGCCTTCATACATGACCTGCCTGATTGCTAAAggcattttactttatttttttaaagattttatttatttatttgagagagagagaatgagagagagagagcacgagagggaaagagggtcagagggagaagccgactccccgccgagcagggagcccgatgcgggactcgatcccgggactccaggatcatgacctgagccaaaggcagccgctcaaccgctAAAGGCATTTTAGTATGTTATAGCATAGAATCTGCCCATAGCGTCTCAGGTCATGTTTTGCCCCTAGGCAGTGTGGAATAATGAGCAGAACACAGGCATGGAGTAAAGACAGATGTGGCCTTGATTCCTAGGCCTGTCTTTAaccagctgtgtgaacttggacaagttacctaacctctgaGCCTTAGTTCTTACatggtaaaatgaggataatcatGCCAATATGGGGTGGATGGGTGAGGAAGGTGGCTTTAAGGAGGAGATGAGATATTGTGCCTAAGGCAGCACTTACAATGATGCCTTACCTGTAGTGCCTGCTCCATGGTGTACCTTTTCTCACTTCTCCACTGGTCCCCCTAAATGATGGTACCTGGCCCCTCAGTGCGGGATCTCCATGTAGCTGTGTCCACTCAAAGTCCTGCCCCATAAAGAGCCTTCCTGTTCCTGGAGGTGACATCTGAACACCAAGTCTGCAGTACTGAGCCTCTCATCTCACTTCTGATTCTGCAGGACCCCACACTCTATTCTACTCCTActtcaccccccgccccccgccccccgcccctcagTTGCTCCTATCATCCTTCCCATCCTGACATGCCCTTTCTTTGTTTACACTCCTTCCCTGGGCAATTTTACTCACACCCATGGCTTCAATCACCATCCAAACCTATCCCCTAAGCCTGTCTCTAGCTTAGGCCTCGCTGTAGTCCCAGATCTAAGTTTCCAACTGTTTTTTTGGATGTCACTTTACGAGACCAGTGCTCTAACCCCTGAGCTACGGAGCCCGGCTGGATGTCACTTTAATACACCTTCCCCCGTTTTGGCTTTCCTTCTCAGAAAGAAGCCCAAAGTCTTTTCCCCActgttgtggactgaatgtttgtatacCTCCCCAAATTCGTGTATCAAAACTCTAAGCCCCAGGGTAACgaattagatgaggtcatgaaggtagGGTCCTCacgatgggattagtgcccttataagaacaGGAAGAgatcttcccccctccccttgcaTGTGAGGACATAGAAAGCAGTTGTCTGTAAGCCAGAAAGAttcctcaccagaaaccaaattgACCAGCACctagatcttggacttcctagcgtCCAGAACTTTGAGAtagtaagtttctgttgtttaaaccagtTTATGGTTTTTAatggcagcctgaacagactaatacACCCAGAAAACTCTATTATTACCTGGTGTTTGCTTTCCACTCTGACCTCATTTCTCCCTACTCTTTTCTTTGTTCAGTTTTAGACACACTGTCTTCCTTGGGTTCTTCAAACACGCCAAGCATACTCAAACATCAAGGCCTTGACATTTCACTTGGCGTGGATGGGTGAGTTTTGCAGGAAAAGGGGTATCCATAACTCCCCAGAATTTATAAGGAATGTTTTGCATATGCGCAGTTTCTTGGGGATAGGACTTGTAGCTTTTATCAGACTCTCAATCTGAACATCAGTACCCCTGACCCCCAAACAATAAATTGCTCTGatgtctccccctcccatttacCCTCCACACTGCTGCTGCTTAACCATCTAAAATACAGACTTGGTGCTGTCATCACTCCTTTGTTTTAAACCCTGTCTCCCAGCTCCCTAGAGGGCAGCCAGCACATCAAGCCTCTCACCGCCCAGCTTCAGCTTACCTGTCCAGCTTTACTTTCTGGTCCCACTGCTCCTTGAATATGGCATGCACCTGTGGACTTCTTTGCTTTGCACTTGCAATGCCTTCTGCCCAGGATGCTTTCCCACCCCATTTCTGCCCCGTGAACTTTCACTCATCCTTCAGGGTCCAGTCCCGAAGGCAGCTCGTATAGCTGGCCTACTCACCCGGCAATCAGCCGGCCACACTTCCTCTGTGCGGCTGGGCACTCGGCCTCACCTCCGCAGGGACGTCGCCTGGACCACAGGGTGCTGTttatatgagtgtgtgtgaggTGTGCTGTGAGAATGTGTCCTCTGGTGTGTGAGGTCAGAGGCTCTGCCTCTGACAAGACTGGGATCTCAGAGctgaaggaaagaacaaattcctcctcctcctcctcaggccaCACAGAGCCCCCTCTTCTCTCCTATTATCCTTTAAGGCAGAGAGACagaactcaaataaaatttattggttTTCTTTGACTGCTTCTGGTCCAGTTTTGGAAGGGCTCTCTGGGTTCTTCTGGCCCTGTTTCCGGGCCACTGCTGCTTTAGCTTTTAAGGcccttttttgcttcttgagcTTTTGTACCTCCTGGAAGACCTGGGGATGAAAAGGAGCAGGAAGAGACTGTAATCCTATGCAGAACCTCTGGCTTGGCACAGGTGGGGAGGGAACGGACCTCCCTGGACGGGCACGCCAGCCTTTCTCCGTGGGGGTGATGGCCTGTGGGTCTCCTCAGGGCATGGGGCCAGTTCCGTGCCTCAGGCAGGAACAGACcaccctccctgctgctctccccaCCACAGTCCCAGAGCGGGGCCAACCAAagcagcaattctttttttttttttttaaagattttatctatttacctgacagagagagaaagagagacagagtagcagagggagagagagagaaattctgaCTCATACCCGAATGCACAGGGCCTTCTTGGCTGCCCAGCGTCGGTGGCCTTTCCGGTGGTACAGAGGGGGAGAGATGTACTCAATCCCCAGCTCCTTGCATATCTTCTCGAAGACACTGTAGTTGGTCTTCCGGAGgtttttgagcatctttttcctCTGATCAATGCTCATCAGCAGATAGCGCTTGTGGGCTTTGTCCTGTGAGAGAGGTGGTGGATTACTTTTAGTATTATATAAATAAGTGGTATGCCACTTTACAGTAACAAAGGACGGTCACCTTATCATCTCACTGGAACTTCCTGACAATCAGACGCAAATATTAGTGTAATTCTGCGGTAGATGTCATCATTGTTATTCCCATATTATAGACAGGGCAAAGAAAAGGCTCAAAGATATCCACCTGATTCATATAACGTGCTAGAACTGTGCAGGGTAGGGCCCTTGTGTGAGGTCAGGTCTTGCATCTGCGTCTATGGGTCTCACTCCAAATCTCATGCTCTTTCCCCTACCACCCCCCGCACAGCCTCTCCACAGCTCAGCCAACCGTCAGCTTGGGTGCAGAGAAGGCCTGGGGCTCCTCTGTGAGAGACCTCTGCAGTGGGACTGCTGTGCCACACTCCAAATGAGCAAAAATCTCATCTCCAAAGAGCAGGCTCAGCCGGCTCCGGGGAACACTGAGGTGCCAGCCCAGCATGGTGCTGGGACCAGTCTGGCTTACAACGGTGCGTTTGTTAAAAGTACCTGCAGCTGCCTAATTACAgcagctctgtgcccagtgctGTGCTGGGATATGGCATCATGGTTAAGAGTGTGTGGCCTGGAGCAAGACCCCCAGTTTCAAGTCCTAGCACATCATTTCCCAGTGCTGTGCCTTGAGGAAGAACCTAATCACCCCATGCCTGGATCGTTCCCCTGTAAAATGGAATAGGATAGTTATAAGGGTTAAACGAGCTGATGTATGTGAAGTACTCAGCACAAGGCCTAGTACTTCACATGACCATGCTGGTGCTTTATTACTTCACATAGTCATCGCAATCCTGTCAGCAGGTACGTCTATGATCCCCACTTTACACACAAGAGACCTGAGGCTTGGGCACGTAAAGTAACTTCTCCAAAGTCACACATCTGGTTAGTGGAAATGGCAAAGCTGAGAATCTGAACCAAGTCCAagaatattcaagaaatatttactgagcacccactatgtgccagacactgcaaCCGCGTCCTGAAGTTTGTGTTCTTGACTGTGGGTGACACTCAGCGGTGCCCTGTAAGGCTCCCATTTCCCACTGGAGGCCGGAGGGAAATGTTTTCCCCACTGCAGCTGAGGGATGGGCACCCTGGTGTTGTAGCCACTTGGCTTCTCCAGCTGGTTCTCTGGACCCAGGGCCCTTAACCTCTTAGACTCCTCTTCCCTGGCTGCTGGTGCTTAGCCGTGAGCGATGCCTAAAGTTTACCTTTCGATGTTTCTGCATGTGTTCTTCGTAATTGCGGATCTTGACAGTCAAAGCAACAACTGAAACCACAAACCACAGAGGATGAGAGctggcacagaggaaggaagggccTGGGCCTGGGTTATGTTTTAAGACCTCAAGGAATAACAAACACCAATGCTCTGGTGCAGCTCTCTACAATTCCCAAAGCACTCTGAATTTCAAGATCTCAGAAGACTTTGGATTATCTTTCCCTCAGAAAGCAAACCCTAAGGAAGGAACgtttcttaatctttttaaagattttacttttttgtcagagagacacagagagagcacaagcagggggagcggcagagggagatgcaggctccccactgagcaaggagcctgaggacCTGagccccgctgagcaaggaacctgggatcatgacctgagccaaaggcagccgcttaactgactgagccacccaggcgtcccggaaCGTTCCTTAATCTTATAAAGGTATCATTTCCAGACCATCgcaaatagtatttttttttttgtttaagattttatttatttatttgacagagacacagcgagagagggaacacaagcagggggagtgggagagggagaagcaggttccccactgagcagagagcctgactcagggcttgatcccagagtcctgggatcatgacctgagccaaaggcagatgcttaatgaccgagccacccaggagccccacaaatAGCATTCTTAATGGTAAAACTTCAGAGCATTCCTATTACGTTCAGGAATTAGTCTACGATACAcgctatggtttttttttttttttttaccaagacaGAAATCAATTTTATTACAGTAGAACTTAGAATTTCACGCTATCGTTCTTAATGATTCAACACTGTGCTGGCGGTCCTAGCCAATGCAGGAAGATTAGATTCCAGAACTGTCAAGGGTCTACTCCTTGCCTCTCCCCTTCCAGCTGCCACCCTTAACTCTGTTTTCACTAGTGAGTTTTCAGAATTGTCAGCTCCCACTCCTCTCCTAAAGCCCTGCAATATCCTTCCTTAGGTAGCCTCTTGTTTGATTCCTGCCTGTACTGCAAAGATGCGGGCAAAGGCAGAAGCGGAAGGTGGCCCCAAGGAGATGCTCTCACTACAGCAGGCCCTTCCTGTATACACATTGAGTTTTGGCAGCATTGTAGAGTGAGGTGGCCCTTTGCACCACCTTAGCTGCAGAgtaagagagacacagagacaagcTTTGGTTCTGAGGAGACTTGCATGAGCTCACAACAGAGGTATGAGGTGGGACCTGGGCGCTGACTCCAGCATCACAGAGTCCAGTTTTCATTGCCCTGGGTCCTTCTTGTCTCTCGCTTCATCAAGCCACATCTAATACCTGGTGCCCTTGTAGATAAGGGCCCTGGATCGAGTACCAGCTAGCAGACTCCCCTGCACTCCCACTCCCCAAGGGCCCCCTGACCAACTTCGAGCCTCCAGGGAGCTGGTGTCCTCAGGGTTTGCCACAATCTTGTTCATCAGCTGCTGTTGCTTGATTTTTAGCTTCTCCTTCTGttgaagagagagacagggaatcTGTGAGGTCTGGCACCCACTAAGAACTAGCCTTCATACCTTGAATGCCCTGGCTGCAGTCATAGAAACTAGGCCACAAAGCTCAGCACCTGGCTTCACTCTGTTCACCAGGGCATGGCCTTTGGTCAGCCCATGGCTATTCACACCTAGGTGAGCCCAAGGCCAATGACAGGTGACATAGCTTTTTAGATGAGGGTCTCCAAACCATGCTCAGTCATTCAGGCATTAGATCATTACGGAGTACCTACTGTTTGTTGGGTGCTGGGTGCTAGGGATACAATGAGAGAACAAGACAGCGCCTGCCCTAGAGATGCTTGGTCTGGGGGATGGACAAGTGGACCCAGAATGACAGTGGGATAAATGCTGTGAGTTGAGAAGCATGGGATGGAGGTGTTACCACAGTAGGAGGGAGTCCCAGAGGAGAGGACTGGGAGAGGCTGAGGTCACAGGTCACTTACCTGGTTTGCCATTTCTAAAGACAAGAGTCTTCTCACGACATCGTCAAACCTGTGGGAAAAGCATAGCAATGAGAGACaggtgtgggggagaggggacaagGGAATCAATGCTGGTTCCGTTTTAGTTTGGAAAAGCAAGAATGactgaaaatttcttttataacaaaAGTGTCTCTATGGAAGTGGGGAGCCATTTCTCAGGGATTAAAAGTCAGCCAGAATCTGATTTGCTGTGCTGAGAATATGGAATGATGTGATAACTGCACAAAATTGGGGCTGTCAGCTTGACTGTTCCAGGCTCCTCACtgggagggcaaagggaggattttctttctttctttttttttaagattttatttatttatttgacagagagagacacagtgagagagggaacacaagcagggggagtgggagagggagaagcaggcttcctgcagaggagggagcacgatgcggggctccatcccaggaccttgggatcatgacctgagctgaaggcagacccttaacaactgagccacccaggcacccccaaagggAGGATTTTCATTTCAGCTAGAATATGGTTCAGTCAGTCTGTCTTGAGACATTTCAATTCTATAATCATTGTTTTTTACCCCTGTCACACAGTATGGTGAAAGGGACTGTCCCGCTCTCGCTGTATAGGGCAGGGGCTGAGCAGAAGAATCCTGGCTTTGGTGTCTTTCAGCCCTGCAATGTTGCCTCCCTCTATCTGAACCACAATAGAAAAAAAGGCAAGCAGTTGAGCTCCATGAACTCCATTCTGCCCCTGCTGCTCCTCAACAAGCCTGGGCTTCAGTAGTTCTCTGCCCG is from Zalophus californianus isolate mZalCal1 chromosome 4, mZalCal1.pri.v2, whole genome shotgun sequence and encodes:
- the MRPS15 gene encoding 28S ribosomal protein S15, mitochondrial isoform X2; translated protein: MLRTAWRALRSLRTQAVAQAPVLGLPGGACARPPSLQWGLPSPRVQPSQEDDPPPSTLLKDYQNIPGIEKFDDVVRRLLSLEMANQKEKLKIKQQQLMNKIVANPEDTSSLEARIVALTVKIRNYEEHMQKHRKDKAHKRYLLMSIDQRKKMLKNLRKTNYSVFEKICKELGIEYISPPLYHRKGHRRWAAKKALCIRVFQEVQKLKKQKRALKAKAAVARKQGQKNPESPSKTGPEAVKENQ
- the MRPS15 gene encoding 28S ribosomal protein S15, mitochondrial isoform X1, translated to MLRTAWRALRSLRTQAVAQAPVLGLPGGACARPPSLQWGLPSPRGVILPAVRGYATQKPPVQPSQEDDPPPSTLLKDYQNIPGIEKFDDVVRRLLSLEMANQKEKLKIKQQQLMNKIVANPEDTSSLEARIVALTVKIRNYEEHMQKHRKDKAHKRYLLMSIDQRKKMLKNLRKTNYSVFEKICKELGIEYISPPLYHRKGHRRWAAKKALCIRVFQEVQKLKKQKRALKAKAAVARKQGQKNPESPSKTGPEAVKENQ